In a single window of the Mycobacterium sp. 050128 genome:
- a CDS encoding MmpS family transport accessory protein: MTRLLGRVWLPILIVVAAAVAAVTVMKARSIFGSDAIMVTPRGSSDTAESFNPKVVTYEVFGSAGTAVINYLDLDATPQRVVEATLPWSLTLRTTAPAATPNILAQGDGDSISCRITVNDQVKDERVATGVNAETFCLVKSA; the protein is encoded by the coding sequence ATGACCCGCCTGCTCGGACGCGTGTGGCTTCCAATCCTCATCGTGGTAGCAGCCGCGGTCGCCGCGGTCACCGTAATGAAAGCGCGTTCCATCTTCGGTTCGGATGCCATCATGGTGACTCCGAGGGGATCCTCCGACACCGCTGAGTCGTTCAACCCCAAGGTGGTGACCTACGAGGTGTTCGGCTCAGCCGGCACCGCCGTAATCAATTACCTCGACCTGGACGCTACGCCGCAGCGGGTCGTCGAAGCGACCCTGCCGTGGTCTTTGACGCTGCGCACTACAGCGCCCGCGGCCACTCCCAACATCCTTGCCCAAGGCGACGGTGACAGCATCAGCTGCAGGATCACTGTGAACGACCAGGTCAAAGACGAAAGGGTCGCCACTGGCGTCAATGCCGAGACCTTCTGCTTGGTGAAGTCAGCATGA
- a CDS encoding TetR/AcrR family transcriptional regulator, whose translation MSACEMQSPRLRKDAERNRQRVIEAARELFASRGLEATLNEVAHHAGLGVGTVYRRFPTKQELFEAIFEDGIDELTALAESALRHDDSWQGFVWFVEQMCEMTATDRGMREVVFSKAYGGVRVDAARVRLDPPLSKLVERAKDDGYLRPELSSTDMPIFGLLAGTVSEYAGHVDAELWRRYMSILLDGMRHRSDQAPLTVDALGQEQLEVAMQTWHPAGPR comes from the coding sequence ATGAGCGCTTGTGAGATGCAGAGTCCGCGGCTGAGGAAAGATGCCGAGCGCAATCGTCAGCGAGTGATCGAGGCTGCCCGCGAACTGTTCGCTTCGCGCGGCCTGGAGGCGACCCTCAACGAGGTTGCCCACCACGCAGGCCTCGGGGTCGGTACGGTGTATCGGCGGTTTCCGACGAAGCAGGAATTGTTCGAGGCGATCTTCGAAGATGGCATCGATGAACTCACTGCATTGGCCGAATCGGCGTTGCGCCATGATGATTCATGGCAGGGCTTCGTATGGTTCGTCGAACAGATGTGTGAGATGACAGCGACCGATCGGGGGATGCGCGAGGTCGTGTTCAGCAAGGCCTACGGTGGGGTTCGGGTGGACGCGGCTCGGGTGAGGCTCGATCCTCCGCTGTCCAAGCTCGTTGAGCGGGCCAAGGATGATGGCTATCTGCGACCCGAACTGTCATCCACCGACATGCCAATCTTTGGACTACTGGCAGGCACGGTGAGCGAATACGCGGGCCACGTCGACGCCGAGCTGTGGCGACGTTATATGTCCATCCTCCTCGATGGCATGCGCCACCGCAGCGACCAAGCGCCGTTGACAGTGGACGCGCTTGGACAAGAACAGCTCGAGGTGGCGATGCAAACCTGGCACCCCGCCGGCCCCCGCTGA